The window GCTCTCGGCGGTGCCGGGCACGCCCGCGGTGTTCTGGCTGTACGACTTGGCGCCGGTCGTCTTCAGGCCCGTGGCCGAGCCGAACAGGACGGTCACCGAGCCGGCGTCGCGCGCCGAGCCGATGTCCTCGCCCCAGGCGCCGACGACGACATCGGCGAACTTGTCGCCGTTGATGTCGCCGACGTCGACCGCGGAGCCGAACAGGTCGGCCTCCTCGTCGGCGCCGGGCACACCCGGGGTGTCCTGGTGGATGACGGTGGGCGTCTGCTGCGGGTCGGGGCCGTTCGGGCCGCCGTACCAGACGGTGATACGGCCGCCCTTGAGGCTGTGCGGGCCCGCGTAGTCGCCGAGGACGAGGTCGCCGTAGCCGTCGCCGTTGATGTCGCCGGTCGCGCCGAGGTCGCCGTCGGCGCCCGGCAGGCCGGTCATGGCGTACTCGGACTCGGGGTGGTCCGCGTCGTTGAGGGGGTCGTAGTGGAAGTAGCGGATGTCCCCGCCCAGGTCCCCGTCGTGCGCGAACGGGTACACGCGCTCGGCCGCCCCGTCGCCGGTCAGGTCGCCCGCGATGACCTCGTACGTCGTGCCCAGCTCGTAGACGCCGGTGTGGCCGACCGGGGTGCCGGTGCGGGTGAAGGGGCCGTTGAAGAGGTGGGTGTGGGTCTGGCCGGTGGCGGTGACGTCCGTGTCGCCGTCACCGTCGAAGTCGCCGGTGGCGATGCCACGGGAGTAGCCGCCCCACTCGGCGAGTTCCTCCGCCGAGGGCTGCGGCAGGGCCGAGCCGCCGGTCAGGCCGGACGCGCCGCCCCAGATGACGGTGGCACTGCCGACGCCCTGCCGGTCGCCGATGCTCTCGAACTCGGCGCCCACGACCAGGTCGGCGTAACCGTCGGCGTTCAGGTCACCGGCGGCGAGGCTCGCGCCGAAACGGTCGTCGGACTCGGCGGTGCCGGGGACGCCGGTGGAGTTCTGGGTGATCACGGCCTTCTTGGTCCCCGGCACCCCGGAGGCCGAGCCGTACAGCACGACGACGGCCCCGGCACCGCTCGCGGAGCCGACGTCGGCGCCCATCGCGCCGATGGCGATGTCCCGGTAGCCATCACCGTTGAAGTCGCTCGCGAGCCCCGAGGGCGCGGCGACGGCGGGC of the Streptomyces sp. NBC_00287 genome contains:
- a CDS encoding FG-GAP-like repeat-containing protein: MRTLVIAAALTTGVLTALPATPAVAAPSGLASDFNGDGYRDIAIGAMGADVGSASGAGAVVVLYGSASGVPGTKKAVITQNSTGVPGTAESDDRFGASLAAGDLNADGYADLVVGAEFESIGDRQGVGSATVIWGGASGLTGGSALPQPSAEELAEWGGYSRGIATGDFDGDGDTDVTATGQTHTHLFNGPFTRTGTPVGHTGVYELGTTYEVIAGDLTGDGAAERVYPFAHDGDLGGDIRYFHYDPLNDADHPESEYAMTGLPGADGDLGATGDINGDGYGDLVLGDYAGPHSLKGGRITVWYGGPNGPDPQQTPTVIHQDTPGVPGADEEADLFGSAVDVGDINGDKFADVVVGAWGEDIGSARDAGSVTVLFGSATGLKTTGAKSYSQNTAGVPGTAESGDAFGMSVRLLDLDKTGKADLVTGAGYENSNGSITYLRGTASGLTTTGAKSLTAAGASLKGSATFGWDLAK